TTAACTTGTAGAAACATGAAACACACCCTATCTGTTCTAGTAGAAGATGAAGCCGGAGTCCTGACGCGAATTGCAGGTTTGTTTGCGCGTCGAGGTTTCAATATTGAGAGTTTAGCCGTAGGCCCTGCTGAACAATCTGGTATTTCTCGAATTACAATGGTTGTTCCAGGAGATGACCACATTATTGAACAGTTGACTAAACAACTCTACAAACTGATCAATGTTCTCAAAGTGCAGGATATTACCGAGGTTCCCTGCGTGGAACGAGAGTTGATGCTATTAAAGGTCAATTACAATAGCAGCACTACTCGCTCAGAAATTATTGAGTTAGCCCAAATTTTCCGAGCGCGGGTTGTTGATATTGGCGATGACTCCCTGACCATCGAAGTCGTCGGCGACCCTGGAAAAATGGTAGCCATTGTCCAAGTCTTAAGCCGCTTTGGTATTCGGGAAATTGCTCGCACGGGTAAAATTGTCTTGGTGCGGGAGTCGGGCGTGAATACCGAATTCCTCAAAACTCAAGCTCCTGTTGAAGCTCGGTTCTAGGACTTCCCGGTTTCTGAAAACCAGAGATGAGGACTGTCCACTTCCCCCCTTCAGCATAAAGTTAGGGGGGGATATGATTTTCCTTTTTAAAGAAATGTTGATTTTTAAGTCATTATTCCAGAAAATCCGTTAGAATAGATCAAGGTGAGTGTTCACGCAGTGTCGAGGCTGATCAGTTAAAGTTATGAACATTAACGTCATGAATGAAGAAGATTGTTCAGCCGTTTATAACGCGCTGATAGAGATGTTAAATTCTATAAAATTGGGGTGGGTAACAGAACAAGTCGCCGATGTTATTAGCGCGGGAAAAACCACTGAAGAGATTGTATCCGGTCGAAAATCTCCTGATTTAAAATTAAGTTATTATACCCCCCAAGAACAATTGTTACTGTTGATTTATGCGATTGAAAAATCGGTGATTCATACCGGAGAAATTGAAGGTGAAATCATGGATATTTTTAGCCATGAAGCGACAACTTCTGATTTAAAACCCGAATTAAGGTTTACCTCATCGGTGGATGGAAAAGGGAAACTGTTTAAATATAATATTGAATCCGTTAATAGCCGAAAACAAAAAATTCAAGAATTACAAAAATTATTGGGACAATTACGTCAGGAGATTGGAAGCGATGTCAATTAATACAGCCTTACTCGAAAATATCAATCAACAGTTAAAACAAAGTTTAAATCCTGATCTCAAAACGGCTAAAGATCTGAACGATTGGTTTAAATTTTACATTTTCAATATTATTGTGAAAGCAGCCCGGAATGAAGGAGCTTTTGTTTATTATAAAGATGTTTTGAAACGAAATCCTGAAACCTTAGTATTTCGTAGACGGGCTGGACAAATTTATGATCTCACCCAACCTTATACCCATGCTGTGATTGAATTTGAACAAAAACCTCCGTTAGAAATTCATGTCGGAGTTAAAATTCATGGTCGGTTAAGGGTGTTGTATGATTGTGATGTTTGTGTTCTTTATAAAATGGAAGCCGATAGTTGTCGCACTAATAAACGAGAACCTCGCGCCTCTCGAATTTTTCTCGCCATCGATTGTCAACATTATGCCTCGGAATTGCGCCTAGAATTTGCTCAAGCTTTTATTGCCTTTTCTTCAGAATTAAGAGTAGCTGGGGATTGTTATTTTGTATCTAATAGTGCGTCTAATCCCGTGGCAAAACTGTTAGCCAGTCGGAAACGTAAATGGGAATATGATATTGTTCCCAGCCAAACCAATAATGTTAATCGGTTGATGTACGAATTTCAGACCAAATTCAAAGATTTTAAAGCTAGAAATTAATCCTTTAAAGATGAACTCAGGGACATTTCGCTCCCGGATGATCCAGGTAGAAAACGTTGATCTTAAGCAATTTTTACCTTGATCCAAGGTCAGCAGAGGAGAGAGGATTATTAACTGTCCCCCTAATCTGCAACAATAGTAACATCCCCACTCGGAAGGGTTGAGGGACTGTTGTGTTTTTTTATTCAACTCAAAATATTTGGGATATGAAACGTTATCGTTCACTTCTGGCTTGTATTTTAGCCCTAGTTACAACATTTGTCGTCGGTTGTAGTTCTCCGAAAGTGGAAATTCCTAAAACCTACACGGAAATTCAAATTCAACAGATCCAAAAACATAACACTGATATTTTAGCCCTGCGCGATCGCTTTACCACCGAACTTCCTCGGTATATTAGCGCTCGGAATTGGGTACAAGTGGACACCTTTGTGCATGGGCCATTAGGTTCATTGTTGCAAGAAATGAATTATATTACTAAAAATTTGTTGCCCGATGCCCAACCGAAAGCCCGCAAACTGTCGAGAGAAGTGTTTGAACACTTAGTTGAAGTGACCAAAGCAGCAGAAAATCGTGACCCGGTAAAAGCTGCGTCAGGATATGAAGAAGCACTCAAAGATTTAGATTCATTTTTGAGTTTAGTTCCTCAAGCTTAAGGAACATTCGTTGAATCTGGAATAAATTTGAGACAATAGAGGCGTGAAATATCACGTCTCTATTCGATTTTTAAAGCATAAATTCCGAAGCAACAATCATTGTTCCTATCCCGGCATCCGTGAACACTTCTTGTAATAACGCATGGGGAACACGACCATCTAAAATATGAGCCGCCCGGACTCCTTGGGCTAAACTTCTGACACAACAAGTCACTTTAGGAATCATGCCACCCGAAACAATCCCTTGGTCAATTAATTGTCGAGCTTCCTGAATATTAACTTGGGCAATTAAAGTATCAGGATTATGATAATCCTCTAAAATTCCAGCCGTATCCGTTAACAGAATTAACTTTTCAGCACCCAAAGCCGCCGCAATTTCCCCCGCAACCGTATCGGCATTCATATTATAAGCCTGTCCATTTTCATCCGTTGCGACACTAGAAACAACAGGAATATAACCACTACTGACCAAAGATTCTAATAATTTAGTATTAACACTACTGACTTCTCCCACAAACCCAATATCAGCTTGACCTTGAGGACGAGCTTTAATTAAATTGGCATCTTTCCCGCATAACCCAACGGCTTCTCCTCCAGCTTGGTTAATCAGAGAAACAATTTCCTTATTCACTCGACCCACTAACACCATTTCCACCACATCCATCG
The sequence above is a segment of the Planktothrix tepida PCC 9214 genome. Coding sequences within it:
- the ilvN gene encoding acetolactate synthase small subunit, giving the protein MKHTLSVLVEDEAGVLTRIAGLFARRGFNIESLAVGPAEQSGISRITMVVPGDDHIIEQLTKQLYKLINVLKVQDITEVPCVERELMLLKVNYNSSTTRSEIIELAQIFRARVVDIGDDSLTIEVVGDPGKMVAIVQVLSRFGIREIARTGKIVLVRESGVNTEFLKTQAPVEARF
- the psbQ gene encoding photosystem II protein PsbQ, with the translated sequence MFFYSTQNIWDMKRYRSLLACILALVTTFVVGCSSPKVEIPKTYTEIQIQQIQKHNTDILALRDRFTTELPRYISARNWVQVDTFVHGPLGSLLQEMNYITKNLLPDAQPKARKLSREVFEHLVEVTKAAENRDPVKAASGYEEALKDLDSFLSLVPQA
- the argB gene encoding acetylglutamate kinase, with translation MLKYSDFDKTETAIRAKVLSEALPYIQKFSNRTIVVKYGGAAMKDSTLKDKVMQDIVLLSFVGIRVVVVHGGGPEINSWLGKLGIEPQFKNGLRVTDAATMDVVEMVLVGRVNKEIVSLINQAGGEAVGLCGKDANLIKARPQGQADIGFVGEVSSVNTKLLESLVSSGYIPVVSSVATDENGQAYNMNADTVAGEIAAALGAEKLILLTDTAGILEDYHNPDTLIAQVNIQEARQLIDQGIVSGGMIPKVTCCVRSLAQGVRAAHILDGRVPHALLQEVFTDAGIGTMIVASEFML